One window of the Anaeromyxobacter dehalogenans 2CP-C genome contains the following:
- the carB gene encoding carbamoyl-phosphate synthase large subunit, with translation MPRRTDIKKIMIVGSGPIVIGQACEFDYSGTQACKALKEEGYEVVLLNSNPATIMTDPGFADRTYVEPITPETAELILAREKPDVLLPTLGGQTALNLAVALARNGALARHGVELIGASLEAIEKAEDRLLFKEAMERVGVELPKSGYATSWEEARAIARDIGFPIIIRPSFTMGGEGGGVAYNLEEFEPLARRALTLSPTHTILCEESIIGWKEYELEVMRDRKDNVVIICSIENFDPMGVHTGDSITVAPAQTLTDKEYQRMREAGLRIIREIGVETGGSNIQFGVHPQTGRMVVIEMNPRVSRSSALASKATGFPIAKIAAKLAVGYTLDEIKNDITRYTPASFEPTIDYVVTKVPRFAFEKFRGADDTLTTQMKSVGEVMAIGRTFQESLQKAIRGLEIDRCGLESPLGKRPGDAYAPDEVERIRAEARVPRAHRLFWLAECFRAGLGVDDVHGLTHVDPWFLREVEELVATERTLARGVPATAEAFRAVKRMGFSDKRIAQLAGRKEAEVREARHALGVRPVFKRVDTCAAEFEAYTPYLYSTYEEECEAAPTDRPKVMILGGGPNRIGQGIEFDYCCVHASFALSKAGFETIMVNCNPETVSTDYDTSDRLYFEPLTLEDVLEIVHVEKPKGLIVQYGGQTPLKLAVPLHALGVPIFGTAPDAIDRAEDRERFAALIEKLGLRQPRNGVARSADEAFAVARRIGYPAMVRPSYVLGGRAMEVVYDDRDLETYLREAVQASNERPVLIDRFLKDAAEVDVDVVSDGRDVTVGGVMEHIEEAGIHSGDSACALPPYSLRPEHVAEIERQSVAMARELGVIGLMNVQFAIQGDDIYVLEVNPRASRTVPFVGKATGLPLAKAGALCMVGKTLAEAGASAPRRPRHTSVKEAVFPFARFRGVDTVLGPEMKSTGEVMGVSDDFYRAFFKAQAAAGNALPVAGEGRRAFVSVRDADKPAVVDIARRLAKLGFEVLSTAGTAAFLAGHGLETTRVRKVNEGRPSIVDRIIDGDVHFVVNTTAGKQEIADSYSIRRETLMKGLPYFTTLTGARAAVGAMEAARGGAPSVRTIQEYHGG, from the coding sequence ATGCCGCGCCGCACGGACATCAAGAAGATCATGATCGTGGGCTCCGGGCCGATCGTCATCGGCCAGGCCTGCGAGTTCGACTACTCGGGCACCCAGGCGTGCAAGGCCTTGAAGGAGGAGGGGTACGAGGTCGTGCTCCTCAACTCCAACCCGGCCACCATCATGACCGACCCGGGGTTCGCCGACCGGACCTACGTCGAGCCGATCACCCCCGAGACCGCCGAGCTGATCCTGGCGCGCGAGAAGCCGGACGTGCTGCTCCCCACGCTGGGCGGCCAGACGGCGCTCAACCTGGCGGTGGCGCTCGCCCGCAACGGCGCGCTGGCGCGCCACGGGGTCGAGCTCATCGGCGCGTCGCTCGAGGCCATCGAGAAGGCCGAGGACCGGCTCCTCTTCAAGGAGGCGATGGAGCGCGTCGGGGTGGAGCTGCCCAAGAGCGGCTACGCCACGAGCTGGGAGGAGGCGCGGGCCATCGCCCGCGACATCGGGTTCCCGATCATCATCCGCCCGAGCTTCACCATGGGCGGCGAGGGCGGCGGCGTCGCCTACAACCTGGAGGAGTTCGAGCCGCTGGCGCGGCGCGCGCTGACGCTCTCCCCGACGCACACGATCCTCTGCGAGGAGTCGATCATCGGGTGGAAGGAGTACGAGCTCGAGGTGATGCGCGACCGGAAGGACAACGTCGTCATCATCTGCTCGATCGAGAACTTCGACCCGATGGGCGTGCACACCGGCGACTCCATCACGGTCGCGCCGGCCCAGACGCTCACCGACAAGGAGTACCAGCGGATGCGCGAGGCGGGCCTGCGCATCATCCGCGAGATCGGCGTCGAGACCGGCGGGTCGAACATCCAGTTCGGCGTCCACCCGCAGACCGGGCGCATGGTGGTCATCGAGATGAACCCGCGCGTGTCGCGCTCGTCCGCGCTCGCGTCCAAGGCCACCGGGTTCCCCATCGCCAAGATCGCCGCGAAGCTGGCGGTGGGCTACACGCTCGACGAGATCAAGAACGACATCACCCGCTACACGCCGGCCTCCTTCGAGCCGACCATCGACTACGTGGTCACGAAGGTGCCGCGCTTCGCGTTCGAGAAGTTCCGCGGCGCCGACGACACCCTCACCACGCAGATGAAGTCGGTGGGCGAGGTGATGGCCATCGGCCGGACGTTCCAGGAGTCGCTCCAGAAGGCCATCCGCGGCCTGGAGATCGACCGGTGCGGCCTGGAGTCGCCGCTCGGCAAGCGCCCGGGCGACGCGTACGCGCCGGACGAGGTGGAGCGGATCCGCGCCGAGGCGCGCGTGCCGCGCGCGCACCGCCTGTTCTGGCTGGCGGAGTGCTTCCGCGCCGGCCTCGGCGTGGACGACGTGCACGGCCTCACGCACGTGGACCCGTGGTTCCTGCGCGAGGTGGAGGAGCTCGTCGCCACCGAGCGGACGCTGGCGCGGGGCGTCCCCGCCACCGCCGAGGCGTTCCGCGCGGTGAAGCGGATGGGGTTCTCCGACAAGCGCATCGCCCAGCTCGCCGGCCGCAAGGAGGCGGAGGTCCGCGAGGCGCGGCACGCGCTCGGCGTCCGCCCGGTGTTCAAGCGCGTGGACACCTGCGCGGCCGAGTTCGAGGCCTACACGCCCTACCTCTACTCGACGTACGAGGAGGAGTGCGAGGCGGCCCCGACCGACCGGCCGAAGGTGATGATCCTGGGCGGCGGCCCGAACCGCATCGGGCAGGGCATCGAGTTCGACTACTGCTGCGTGCACGCGTCGTTCGCGCTGTCGAAGGCCGGGTTCGAGACCATCATGGTCAACTGCAACCCGGAGACGGTCTCGACCGACTACGACACCTCCGACCGCCTGTACTTCGAGCCGCTCACGCTCGAGGACGTGCTCGAGATCGTGCACGTGGAGAAGCCGAAGGGGCTCATCGTCCAGTACGGCGGCCAGACGCCGCTCAAGCTGGCGGTGCCGCTCCACGCGCTCGGCGTGCCCATCTTCGGCACCGCCCCGGACGCCATCGACCGCGCCGAGGACCGCGAGCGCTTCGCCGCGCTCATCGAGAAGCTCGGGCTGCGGCAGCCGCGGAACGGCGTCGCGCGCAGCGCCGACGAGGCGTTCGCGGTGGCGCGCCGCATCGGCTACCCGGCCATGGTCCGCCCGTCGTACGTGCTGGGCGGCCGCGCCATGGAGGTCGTCTACGACGACCGCGACCTCGAGACCTACCTGCGCGAGGCGGTGCAGGCCTCCAACGAGCGCCCGGTGCTCATCGACCGCTTCCTCAAGGACGCGGCCGAGGTGGACGTGGACGTCGTCTCGGACGGCCGGGACGTCACCGTCGGCGGCGTGATGGAGCACATCGAGGAGGCCGGCATCCACTCCGGCGACTCCGCCTGCGCGCTCCCGCCGTACAGCCTGCGCCCCGAGCACGTCGCCGAGATCGAGCGCCAGTCGGTGGCGATGGCGCGCGAGCTGGGCGTCATCGGCCTGATGAACGTGCAGTTCGCCATCCAGGGCGACGACATCTACGTCCTCGAGGTGAACCCGCGCGCGAGCCGCACCGTGCCGTTCGTGGGCAAGGCCACCGGCCTGCCGCTCGCGAAGGCGGGCGCGCTCTGCATGGTGGGCAAGACGCTGGCGGAGGCGGGCGCGTCGGCGCCGCGGCGGCCGCGGCACACCTCGGTGAAGGAGGCGGTGTTCCCGTTCGCGCGCTTCCGCGGGGTGGACACCGTCCTCGGCCCGGAGATGAAGTCCACCGGCGAGGTGATGGGCGTCTCCGACGACTTCTACCGCGCGTTCTTCAAGGCGCAGGCGGCGGCGGGCAACGCGCTGCCGGTGGCCGGCGAGGGGCGGCGCGCGTTCGTGTCGGTGCGCGACGCCGACAAGCCCGCGGTGGTGGACATCGCCCGGCGGCTCGCGAAGCTCGGGTTCGAGGTGCTCTCCACCGCCGGCACCGCCGCGTTCCTGGCCGGGCACGGCCTCGAGACCACCCGGGTGCGCAAGGTGAACGAGGGCCGCCCGTCGATCGTGGACCGCATCATCGACGGCGACGTGCACTTCGTGGTGAACACCACCGCCGGCAAGCAGGAGATCGCGGACAGCTACTCCATCCGGCGCGAGACGCTGATGAAGGGGCTGCCGTACTTCACGACGCTCACCGGCGCGCGCGCGGCGGTCGGCGCCATGGAGGCCGCGCGGGGCGGCGCGCCCTCGGTGCGCACCATCCAAGAGTACCACGGGGGCTGA
- a CDS encoding cation diffusion facilitator family transporter, with the protein MSHGHPHVHGAHEPSSTAGPGGAREWPGEQQGACGLHHADHERAHQHGAHGAGTSLRRLGISLGLTATIMIAEAVGGWMSGSLALVSDAGHMLTDAGALGLALVAAWLSTRPADDKRTFGYRRAEVLGAQLNVGALVVLSGWIAWEAIQRLRDPGPPIRLELMAFVAGVGLAANLAILWFLHGEHSLNARSAFLHVVSDTISSVAILAGAVVMGIRPDLRWIDPVLSLAIALLILWGAVRLILEITDILMESVPAHLDAGIIGAQMECCPGVVAVHDLHIWTISSGMLSLSAHLVVEAGSMGRNDEILTAVKADLRRRYGIDHTTLQIESAEYAHVDDVHRH; encoded by the coding sequence ATGTCGCACGGCCACCCGCACGTCCACGGAGCGCACGAGCCCTCGTCCACGGCGGGGCCGGGAGGGGCCCGGGAGTGGCCCGGCGAGCAGCAGGGCGCCTGCGGCCTCCACCACGCCGATCACGAGCGGGCGCACCAGCACGGCGCGCACGGGGCGGGGACCAGCCTGCGGCGGCTCGGCATCTCGCTCGGGCTCACCGCCACCATCATGATCGCCGAGGCGGTGGGCGGCTGGATGTCGGGCTCGCTCGCGCTCGTCTCCGACGCCGGCCACATGCTCACCGACGCGGGCGCGCTCGGGCTCGCGCTCGTCGCCGCCTGGCTCTCCACGCGGCCCGCCGACGACAAGCGCACCTTCGGCTACCGCCGCGCCGAGGTGCTCGGGGCGCAGCTCAACGTGGGCGCGCTGGTGGTGCTCTCGGGCTGGATCGCCTGGGAGGCGATCCAGCGGCTGCGCGACCCGGGACCGCCCATCCGGCTCGAGCTCATGGCGTTCGTGGCCGGCGTCGGCCTCGCCGCGAACCTCGCCATCCTCTGGTTCCTGCACGGCGAGCACTCCCTCAACGCGCGCTCGGCGTTCCTGCACGTCGTCTCCGACACCATCTCCTCGGTGGCGATCCTGGCGGGCGCGGTGGTGATGGGCATCCGCCCGGACCTCCGCTGGATCGACCCGGTGCTCTCGCTCGCGATCGCGCTCCTCATCCTCTGGGGCGCGGTGCGCCTCATCCTCGAGATCACCGACATCCTGATGGAGAGCGTGCCCGCGCACCTCGACGCCGGGATCATCGGCGCGCAGATGGAGTGCTGTCCGGGCGTCGTCGCCGTGCACGACCTGCACATCTGGACGATCTCGAGCGGCATGCTCTCGCTCTCCGCGCACCTGGTGGTCGAGGCGGGGAGCATGGGCCGCAACGACGAGATCCTCACCGCGGTGAAGGCGGACCTGCGGCGCCGCTACGGGATCGACCACACCACGCTCCAGATCGAGTCGGCCGAGTACGCGCACGTGGACGACGTGCACCGGCACTGA
- the rsmD gene encoding 16S rRNA (guanine(966)-N(2))-methyltransferase RsmD — protein MTRIIAGTARGRRLAVPKGQGTRPTSDKVRGAVFNLLGQFFDGGDVLDLYAGTGALALEALSRGCARAVCVEADRPTAELLRRNAETCGWADRVEVVRGRVPEALARLAPGRFALAFVDPPYAEGPDAALAALGPLLAPGGRAVAEHDARRPPVDRIGPLSLADRRTYGGTGISIYQRD, from the coding sequence GTGACGCGCATCATCGCCGGGACCGCGCGCGGCCGGCGGCTGGCCGTGCCGAAGGGGCAGGGGACGCGCCCCACCAGCGACAAGGTCCGGGGCGCGGTGTTCAACCTGCTCGGCCAGTTCTTCGACGGCGGCGACGTGCTCGATCTCTACGCCGGCACCGGCGCGCTGGCGCTGGAGGCGCTCTCGCGCGGCTGCGCGCGCGCCGTGTGCGTCGAGGCGGATCGCCCCACCGCGGAGCTGCTGCGCCGCAACGCCGAGACCTGCGGCTGGGCCGACCGCGTCGAGGTGGTCCGCGGCCGGGTGCCGGAGGCGCTGGCGCGGCTCGCGCCGGGGCGGTTCGCGCTGGCGTTCGTCGATCCGCCCTACGCGGAGGGCCCGGACGCGGCGCTGGCGGCGCTCGGGCCGCTGCTCGCGCCGGGCGGACGGGCGGTCGCCGAGCACGACGCCCGCCGCCCGCCCGTGGACCGGATCGGTCCACTCTCGCTCGCGGATCGGCGCACGTACGGGGGCACGGGAATCTCGATCTACCAGCGCGACTGA
- a CDS encoding pyridoxal phosphate-dependent aminotransferase produces the protein MKLAKRLDVVKPSPTLAITAKAREMKSKGIDVVGFGAGEPDFDTPAMIKDAAKKAIDAGFTKYTPTNGIVELREAIAARIQQEHRVSYKASEVLVSCGGKHALYNLFQALLNDGDEVVIFTPYWVSYADMVRVAGGVPVLVETSMDTGFDPSPEQIRKAIGPKTRAVIVNSPSNPTGAMLSRRTLETVISCVKGTETLIVSDDIYDKLVYRGKFENVLDLDPSLQGQVALVNGASKTFSMTGWRIGWTAGPQALISAMQKLQDNSTSNPASISQKAALGALTLPGVGDEVEKMRRTFDERRKHIVGRLNAIDGVRCFDPGGAFYAFPYVGELLKRAAPGASAPLGTDDKLIDLLLEKHLVAAVPGSAFGAPGYMRLSFATSMEQIDKGCDRIAEMAKSLK, from the coding sequence ATGAAGCTCGCGAAGCGGCTGGACGTGGTCAAGCCGTCGCCCACCCTGGCCATCACCGCGAAGGCGCGGGAGATGAAGTCCAAGGGCATCGACGTGGTCGGGTTCGGCGCCGGCGAGCCGGACTTCGACACGCCCGCCATGATCAAGGACGCGGCGAAGAAGGCGATCGACGCCGGCTTCACGAAGTACACGCCCACGAACGGCATCGTCGAGCTGCGCGAGGCGATCGCGGCCCGCATCCAGCAGGAGCACCGGGTCTCGTACAAGGCGAGCGAGGTGCTGGTCTCCTGCGGCGGCAAGCACGCGCTCTACAACCTGTTCCAGGCGCTGCTGAACGACGGCGACGAGGTCGTCATCTTCACGCCGTACTGGGTCTCGTACGCGGACATGGTGCGGGTGGCGGGCGGCGTGCCCGTGCTGGTCGAGACCAGCATGGACACCGGCTTCGATCCCTCCCCGGAGCAGATCCGCAAGGCGATCGGGCCGAAGACCCGGGCCGTCATCGTGAACAGCCCGTCGAACCCGACCGGCGCGATGCTCTCCCGCCGCACGCTCGAGACGGTGATCTCCTGCGTGAAGGGCACCGAGACCCTCATCGTCTCCGACGACATCTACGACAAGCTCGTCTACCGCGGGAAGTTCGAGAACGTCCTCGACCTCGACCCGTCGCTGCAGGGCCAGGTGGCGCTCGTGAACGGCGCCTCCAAGACGTTCTCGATGACCGGGTGGCGCATCGGCTGGACCGCCGGCCCGCAGGCGCTCATCTCGGCGATGCAGAAGCTCCAGGACAACTCGACGTCCAACCCCGCCTCGATCTCGCAGAAGGCGGCGCTCGGCGCGCTCACGCTCCCCGGCGTGGGCGACGAGGTCGAGAAGATGCGCAGGACGTTCGACGAGCGGCGCAAGCACATCGTCGGCCGCCTGAACGCCATCGACGGCGTCCGCTGCTTCGACCCGGGCGGCGCGTTCTACGCGTTCCCGTACGTCGGCGAGCTGCTGAAGCGGGCCGCCCCCGGCGCGAGCGCGCCGCTCGGCACCGACGACAAGCTCATCGACCTGCTGCTCGAGAAGCACCTGGTGGCCGCGGTCCCCGGCTCCGCGTTCGGCGCGCCCGGCTACATGCGCCTGTCGTTCGCCACCTCGATGGAGCAGATCGACAAGGGCTGCGATCGCATCGCGGAGATGGCGAAGAGCCTGAAGTAG
- the coaD gene encoding pantetheine-phosphate adenylyltransferase, whose protein sequence is MNRAAIYPGSFDPLTNGHLAIIQRGLNLFDRLVVAVANNPQKSPMFTVDERKALIREAVGNDPRVEVDSFDGLMVDYARTRGIPKVLRGLRAVSDFEYEFQLANMNKKLLPEFESVFVMTGEDYFFVSARLVREVAVFGGNVEGLVPPNVLEALQRKLGRPPRT, encoded by the coding sequence ATGAACCGCGCCGCCATCTACCCTGGCTCGTTCGACCCGCTCACCAACGGTCACCTCGCGATCATCCAGCGCGGGCTGAACCTGTTCGACCGGCTCGTCGTCGCGGTCGCGAACAACCCGCAGAAGTCGCCGATGTTCACGGTGGACGAGCGCAAGGCGCTCATCCGCGAGGCCGTGGGCAACGATCCGCGGGTCGAGGTGGACTCCTTCGACGGCCTGATGGTGGACTACGCGCGCACGCGCGGCATCCCCAAGGTGCTGCGCGGGCTGCGGGCGGTCTCGGACTTCGAGTACGAGTTCCAGCTCGCGAACATGAACAAGAAGCTGCTGCCGGAGTTCGAGTCGGTCTTCGTGATGACCGGCGAGGACTACTTCTTCGTCTCGGCGCGGCTCGTGCGCGAGGTGGCGGTGTTCGGCGGCAACGTCGAGGGGCTGGTGCCGCCGAACGTGCTCGAGGCGCTCCAGCGCAAGCTGGGCCGTCCGCCGCGCACCTGA
- a CDS encoding alpha/beta fold hydrolase, protein MERTEAQEAIARDGTRLHWTNHGAGEPAVVLTDGIGCAGYVWRALEPALAGRHRTIHWNYRGHGLSAPPADPARVGLEDCVDDLLAVLDAAGERSAVIAGHSMGVQVALELHRRAPGRVRALVLVCGAPGRPIDTFHDSPVLRLAFPFARALVERFPEAVRTGFRVLLPSELAMQYALQFEVDRDRVQRADLTRYFDDLSRVEPTLFVRMLASAAEHDCLPHLHEVDVPTLVVAGERDSFTPLRLSERMHAEIPGSELLVVPGGTHVAPLEAPDLVAERVLGFLDARVPPPRARKRGPPAPKRGRPAAKRRRPAAARRPE, encoded by the coding sequence ATGGAACGCACCGAGGCACAGGAGGCCATCGCCCGCGACGGCACGCGCCTCCACTGGACCAACCACGGCGCCGGCGAGCCCGCGGTGGTGCTGACCGACGGCATCGGCTGCGCCGGCTACGTCTGGCGGGCGCTCGAGCCCGCGCTCGCCGGCCGCCACCGGACCATCCACTGGAACTACCGCGGCCACGGCCTGAGCGCCCCGCCCGCCGACCCGGCCCGGGTCGGCCTGGAAGACTGCGTGGACGACCTGCTGGCGGTGCTCGACGCCGCCGGCGAGCGATCGGCCGTGATCGCCGGCCACTCCATGGGCGTGCAGGTCGCGCTCGAGCTGCACCGGCGGGCCCCCGGGCGCGTGCGGGCGCTCGTGCTGGTGTGCGGCGCGCCCGGCCGGCCCATCGACACGTTCCACGACTCGCCCGTGCTCCGGCTGGCGTTCCCGTTCGCGCGGGCGCTGGTGGAGCGGTTCCCCGAGGCGGTGCGGACCGGGTTCCGGGTGCTCCTCCCGAGCGAGCTCGCCATGCAGTACGCGCTGCAGTTCGAGGTGGACCGCGACCGCGTGCAGCGCGCCGACCTCACCCGCTACTTCGACGACCTCTCGCGCGTGGAGCCCACGCTGTTCGTGCGCATGCTCGCCTCCGCCGCCGAGCACGACTGCCTGCCCCACCTCCACGAGGTGGACGTGCCGACGCTCGTCGTCGCCGGCGAGCGCGACTCGTTCACGCCGCTCCGCCTCTCCGAGCGCATGCACGCGGAGATCCCCGGCAGCGAGCTGCTGGTCGTGCCCGGCGGCACGCACGTCGCGCCGCTGGAGGCGCCCGATCTCGTGGCGGAGCGCGTGCTCGGGTTCCTCGACGCGCGCGTGCCGCCGCCCCGTGCCCGCAAGCGCGGTCCGCCCGCCCCGAAGCGCGGCCGTCCCGCCGCCAAGCGCCGCCGTCCCGCCGCGGCCCGGCGCCCCGAGTGA
- a CDS encoding cyclic nucleotide-binding domain-containing protein → MDAPREVWGDLATTAFVESSLLFRSLDPDALRDLVQLARAVDAAAGETVSAEDDDGFYLLMDGRAEVLAGGEALGQLERGACFGEGRVLGGGRPAALVARTAVTAVAFPAPMVAAMAERFPRLRKLLEAARAARQKAVHGA, encoded by the coding sequence ATGGACGCGCCTCGGGAGGTGTGGGGAGACCTCGCGACCACCGCCTTCGTGGAGTCGAGCCTGCTGTTCCGGTCGCTCGACCCGGACGCGCTCCGCGACCTCGTGCAGCTCGCCCGCGCGGTGGACGCCGCCGCCGGGGAGACCGTCTCCGCCGAGGACGACGACGGCTTCTACCTGCTGATGGACGGGCGGGCGGAGGTGCTCGCCGGCGGCGAGGCGCTCGGCCAGCTCGAGCGCGGCGCCTGCTTCGGCGAGGGGCGGGTGCTCGGCGGCGGGCGCCCGGCCGCCCTGGTGGCGCGCACCGCGGTCACGGCGGTCGCGTTCCCGGCGCCGATGGTGGCGGCGATGGCCGAGCGCTTCCCGCGCCTCCGCAAGCTGCTGGAGGCGGCGCGGGCGGCCCGGCAGAAGGCCGTTCACGGCGCCTGA